In one Zymobacter palmae genomic region, the following are encoded:
- a CDS encoding MBL fold metallo-hydrolase, whose amino-acid sequence MTFRVGDLTVTRIPEQQMDFADIGTLFPYDDAAVLARDVAHWGDASYDAEHQRLRQSIHSWLVQTPTHTVLIDTGSGNDKNRPGAPMFDHLQTPFLAYLREAGVTPDDVDLVLATHLHADHVGWNTALRDGRWQPTFPRARYVFSQREFDYNAALSANDTARVQQTIDAFGMGQPHHFPRGGVFEDSVLPVVDAGLADPIAMGENVMGFTFHASPGHSADHASISVTSQGQTALFWGDVMHHPVQVLHPEVNSRYCEFLPAATQSRQRMMAYAEAHEALIFTTHFGDSGVGRLRREGEQVMWAFEQGQLR is encoded by the coding sequence ATGACCTTTCGCGTCGGTGACCTGACCGTCACGCGTATTCCCGAACAGCAGATGGACTTTGCCGATATCGGCACCCTGTTCCCCTATGACGATGCCGCGGTGTTGGCGCGCGACGTTGCTCACTGGGGTGACGCGTCCTACGATGCCGAACATCAGCGGCTGCGTCAGAGCATCCACTCGTGGTTGGTGCAGACACCCACTCATACGGTGCTGATCGACACGGGGTCGGGCAATGACAAGAACCGCCCCGGTGCGCCGATGTTCGATCATTTGCAGACGCCGTTTCTGGCCTATCTGCGTGAAGCCGGAGTGACGCCTGATGATGTTGATCTTGTACTGGCGACGCACCTGCATGCTGATCATGTGGGGTGGAATACGGCACTGCGCGATGGCCGCTGGCAGCCTACGTTCCCGCGGGCTCGCTATGTTTTCTCTCAGCGAGAGTTCGACTACAACGCGGCGCTGAGTGCGAACGATACGGCGCGCGTGCAGCAGACGATTGACGCCTTTGGAATGGGACAGCCCCATCACTTCCCGCGAGGCGGTGTGTTCGAGGACAGCGTGTTGCCGGTGGTCGATGCTGGGTTGGCTGACCCTATTGCGATGGGAGAGAACGTGATGGGCTTCACGTTTCACGCGTCCCCCGGCCACAGTGCTGATCATGCCTCGATTTCAGTGACGTCGCAGGGGCAGACGGCGTTGTTTTGGGGGGATGTTATGCATCACCCCGTGCAGGTGCTTCACCCAGAGGTCAATTCGCGCTATTGCGAGTTCCTACCGGCCGCGACGCAGTCACGGCAGCGCATGATGGCCTATGCCGAGGCCCACGAGGCACTAATCTTCACCACGCACTTTGGCGACAGTGGTGTCGGGCGCCTTCGCCGTGAGGGCGAGCAGGTCATGTGGGCGTTTGAGCAGGGACAGTTGCGCTAG
- a CDS encoding LysR family transcriptional regulator: MTAINHFDLRAFDLNLLIAFDALMRDRSVTRAAARLKVGQPAMSHSLSVLRTLFQDELFIRVGARMQPTVRATAIAPAIEAALLSLQQTIHAPIAFDPATDQRLFRIGVSKEVETLVMPTLAAHLSSEAPQIRVHSRIVLRKDVARQLDEQAIDFAIGCFDPPAQRYHRHMLYAQSLSCVFNPDQLSLLAPLSLQDYLQQPHALVTMSDDLQGCLSEALDRVGHRLNVAIASADFLSVLDTVATAPLIGTLPTRIARRYGPRFGLVEQLIPLTLDMPDVSLLWTTTLDQDPATHWLRALIARITAQSKH; the protein is encoded by the coding sequence ATGACCGCCATCAACCATTTCGATCTTCGTGCTTTTGACCTCAACCTGCTGATCGCCTTCGATGCCTTGATGCGCGATCGCAGCGTGACACGGGCCGCTGCGCGCCTGAAGGTTGGCCAGCCCGCGATGAGCCATAGCCTATCGGTACTGCGCACGCTGTTTCAGGATGAACTGTTCATCCGCGTCGGCGCACGCATGCAGCCCACCGTTCGCGCCACCGCTATCGCCCCCGCGATAGAAGCGGCCTTACTGTCGCTCCAGCAGACCATCCATGCGCCCATTGCTTTCGACCCCGCCACGGATCAGCGCCTGTTTCGCATCGGTGTATCAAAAGAAGTGGAAACGCTGGTCATGCCAACGCTGGCCGCCCATCTGAGCAGTGAAGCCCCGCAGATCCGCGTGCACAGCCGCATCGTGCTGCGCAAGGACGTCGCCCGCCAGCTGGACGAACAAGCGATCGACTTTGCCATAGGCTGTTTCGACCCGCCCGCACAGCGCTACCATCGGCACATGCTGTATGCCCAGTCGTTGAGCTGTGTCTTCAATCCTGACCAGCTCTCCCTCTTGGCACCCCTGTCGCTGCAGGACTATCTGCAACAACCGCATGCGTTGGTGACAATGAGCGACGATTTGCAGGGATGCCTAAGCGAAGCGCTTGACCGTGTGGGCCATCGCCTTAACGTTGCCATCGCCAGCGCCGATTTTCTGAGTGTGCTCGATACTGTCGCCACGGCTCCACTAATAGGCACACTGCCGACCCGCATAGCCCGGCGCTACGGACCACGCTTTGGGCTGGTCGAACAGCTCATCCCCCTCACCCTCGACATGCCTGACGTATCACTACTGTGGACGACGACACTGGATCAGGATCCTGCTACACACTGGCTGCGTGCACTGATCGCGCGCATCACGGCCCAATCCAAACACTGA